The Saprospiraceae bacterium genome includes the window CCCTTAATCTCCCGACGCTTCAACTTTTATGTCGGCGGTGGATTGCACAAAGGATGGCTCACCCCTAAAGGCGAAGAGATCATCAAAGATCCCTTTGGTTTAACGGCCATTGCCGGCATAGAATTTACCCTGGCCCGCCTCAACCTCACCTGGGATTTCAAGCCTGCCATCAACCTGGTGGGCGGCGAACAGAAGATGTATAAGCAAACGGGCGTTTCCATTCGTTATGTCTTTTTGCAAAAAAATGAATTGGCCAAAAACAAAAAACGGCGGGATCGAATCAAAAAGAGAGCCGAGCGTAAAGCCAATGGCGAAGGTTTTAACTGGCGCTTTTGGGAGAAAAAAGGCTAACTACTTGGCCGCTACTTTTATTTTTTCCGTCGAAGTATTCCTTCTTTAGGGAACTTATTTTATATTTGCAACGCTTTATGAGAAAGGGGCATTTTTATGCACTTTTTTATAACAAATGGTGAGTATAGCTCAGTTGGTTAGAGCGCTGGATTGTGGTTCCAGAGGTCGCCGGTTCAAATCCGGTTATTCACCCAAAATTGGACTTTCTGTTATGGAGAGTCCTTTTTTTGTTGGTGTTGTAAGTTGTTTTATTGTAATGGCTAAGACAAGCGCTTATAAACTCGTTCTCCCCTATTTCCCCCCTCTTTTGTATATGCCATAAATTTAATTCTTATATTGCATTAAGGAACGTTCAAATAATAAGTTCGACAATTATGGGTCGGCTATTTTGTGGCCAGGCGAGCCAAAAAACGCAGACGTAGCCGAAGCTACGGCGAGTATTTTTGGCGAAGCATGGTCACAAAAGAGGCAGCCAGAAAGTCGAAGTTATTGTTTGAACGTTCCTAAGCAACCCTACATCTCCACTATGCCCCAAACTAAAACCTATCCTATAAATGGACAATGTTATCATCATACTCCTTATTATCGGAGCCATATTTCTGGTCTATCGGTACCTTGAATACCTCAAAGCAACCAGAGGGACAGAAGGGTATGCCAAACGAAAAGCCATCTCTTTGCTTTTTATGGGCTTTATAGGCTTTATTAGTATTACTACTGTTTTTGCTGATGCCTTGTTTGAGTTATTGGGACTGAATAAACCTGCCGGGTTTGAGCTGATGTCTTTTGGGGTATATATCGTTTTTGCAGTAGCAACCGTACTCATTATGCGAACGGATGGGACTAAACAACAAACAACGATGCCCCAAAATATCGTGACACAAAGCCATACGGGAAGTGGAGACAATGTTGGACGAGATAAAAATATTCATCACCACTACCCTGATAAAAAAAAAGATAAGGCCAAAGCGTTAACCTTCCTCCAGCAGGTCAATCCAGCAAATATCATCGGACGGGAAAAAGAATTGACTAAACTGCACCAACTGCTCTGCGAAAATAAGCAAGTGGTGGTGGTCAATGGCATGGGGGGGATCGGCAAAACCACCCTGGCTAACGCTTATGTTTTCCAATTTTATGAGGAATATCAACACATTGCCTGGATCACGCAGAATGCAGAAGATATTGCAGATGATTTCGTGCAGAACACAGGCTTATTACAAAGCCTGGAGATCGACACTGAAGGAAAAGAGGCTGATGCTGTTTTTCAGGAAGTATTGCTTCGGCTCCATCAGCAGGAGGGGCACCCCAAATTATTCATCATCGACAATGCCACCCAAGCCATAGAACAATACCTGGATAAACTGCCAGCCCAGCCCGAATGGCACCTATTGGTCACCTCCAGAGAACGTATTGATGGATTACATCCGATGTCATTGGATTTCCTTTCCCCAGAAGAAGCTATTCTTCTTTTCAAAAAACATTGCGCTACCATTAAAGAAGAAGCGCTGATCAAAGAAGTTGTCGAAACAGTCGATTACCACACCCTGACCATTGAGATTTTGGCTAAAACGGCACAGAAACAACGCACGGATATTCAGGATCTTAAACGGGCGCTGGAACAAGATTTACGGGCTAATGTAAAAACCCGGCATAGTAAAAACAACATCGAAAAGATCACTTCCTACCTAAGTACCATTTTTACGATCAGTGGACTGGACGAAAAAGAAATAGGGCTGATGAAACAATTCGCCAGCCTTCCTCCGATGTTTCATAGCTATGAATTATTAGATGAACTCATCGACCCCAAAGCCAGTGAAAGCGCTGATTTTTTCTCGGAAACATTGGCAAATCTGGTCGACAAAGGGTGGCTCATCAAGGAAGAGGCCGGAGATAATTATAAAATGCACCGCATCATTATAGACATCACGCAGACAAAAGCCGCCATTGAGCCTGATGATATAGCCCCGCTCATCAAACAAGTGACGGGTAAG containing:
- a CDS encoding tetratricopeptide repeat protein, yielding MDNVIIILLIIGAIFLVYRYLEYLKATRGTEGYAKRKAISLLFMGFIGFISITTVFADALFELLGLNKPAGFELMSFGVYIVFAVATVLIMRTDGTKQQTTMPQNIVTQSHTGSGDNVGRDKNIHHHYPDKKKDKAKALTFLQQVNPANIIGREKELTKLHQLLCENKQVVVVNGMGGIGKTTLANAYVFQFYEEYQHIAWITQNAEDIADDFVQNTGLLQSLEIDTEGKEADAVFQEVLLRLHQQEGHPKLFIIDNATQAIEQYLDKLPAQPEWHLLVTSRERIDGLHPMSLDFLSPEEAILLFKKHCATIKEEALIKEVVETVDYHTLTIEILAKTAQKQRTDIQDLKRALEQDLRANVKTRHSKNNIEKITSYLSTIFTISGLDEKEIGLMKQFASLPPMFHSYELLDELIDPKASESADFFSETLANLVDKGWLIKEEAGDNYKMHRIIIDITQTKAAIEPDDIAPLIKQVTGKLSMDYTKDNPIDKFQWIPYGNAILKALPTSDAAPIATLQNNLATVLQDLGDYQGAKTLLEKAMHSDEHNFGKDHPTTAVSYSNLALVLQALGDYQGAKTLLEKAMQSAEHNFGKDHPNTARSYSNLATVLQALGDYQGAKTLLEKAMQSDEHHFGKDHPNTARSYSNLALVLKDLGDYQGAKTLLEKAMQSDEHHFGKDHPNTARSYSNLATVLQDLGDYQGAKTLLEKAMQSAEHNFGKDHPTTAVRYSNLALVLKDLGDYQGAKTLLEKAMQSDEHHFGKDHPTTAVRYSNLATVLQDLGDYQGAKTLLEKALQSDEHNFGKDHPNTARSYSNLATVLKDLGDYQSAKTLLEKAMQSAEHNFGKDHPTTAVSYSNLALVLQYLGELESALELARKTLSIFEAVFPIGHPYIDQAKSILNGIKEAMKKEGKG